The nucleotide window CAGCTAGTGGATGCCTTGTACTGAAGGAAGTGTATCTTGCCTGCATAGATTCAACCAGTGTGGCTCAACAAATGgcttaatattaaaaaaagtgaCCTAAAAACCTGACATGCCCTTAATCTCAGTCCGGTGCCCGCAGATCTGTGCCAACtacccaaacaacaacaacaacacgagGCGTGCTGAGGCTGGGAAGCAATGTGCTGCTTGGTCAGGCCATTAGCATCAAAACCAAAGAAGATAATCAGCTTTGGGGTCTTTCATTGAGTCACTGAGGGAATTTAGGGGCCTCAACAGAAACAAGCCCCATTGAGACACTTAATTAAAACATCCGCTGGACATTACCCCATTGGGTCACCGTTGTGAGGACAGACGTACGCAAACTCAAAAGAACCACATAGCCTTAAGTCAAAGAGGTTGGTGGTGCCTCTTCACTGGAAACATGGCTCTCTAAATCGACAACAAACACATCAGTATGTTCATATTAAGCTGTATTTGGATTGGGTGTCCATGCTGTTGCTTATACACACTTCCGTGCATTGTTTTGTACTGGGTGCTGTCCCATAAAACAATATTTCTATTTAACGAGATCATTTAAAGGTGCTATTTAAacccttttttaaatatataaaattcagaggatgttttcTTAcaatttgctgctctccaatcAGTAAGTGACACAATAAATGAAACCCTACATAAATGAAACCTGCTTTGTTTGAGTAACAGCAATACTCAGTAAACAGTCAGCTGAAGTCAGTAAACAGAGTGTGGTAAACTGACCATTGCCAGCTGCCGGCCAATGTTGCCCACTGTCACTCCTCCAGAGAAGAAGATACACGGCAACCAGGAGCGAACCGAGCGAACATCTGGAGATGTGTACCTGAAAGATAAAAAAATCAGACACTGCACTGAGGAAGAGGTAAATAAGATTAAATTAAAGGTTCAATGTAGAGGATTAGTgtttcaaaaaataataataaaaattgggCAATTTtactttaacatttaaatgtaaacatgttaTAAATCAACTAGAATTTGTTAAATCTTTGACGTGTGGCATCTACTTTTAACAAACAGACCAGAACAGCAAGGTTAAAGATGTCAATAAAATTATCAATCCATTACTTACTGATAGATGCCATTGTAGATCAACAGCTGAGCAATGAGTGTGGCCAGGAGAGCAGTGGTGAGCCCCAAACCGAACCCACTTCTCGATCGGTCAAACGTCcaccagagtcccagggacaaAGCCGCCAGCGTCAAAGAGAGCTGCATATTATTGGCAAAGTCCAGTTTCTAAGAGTTGACTTGAGTTAAAGGAAACTGGGTGTGTTAAGAGTTAGAGCTTATttcaagaaaacaaaaccaaaagtgAGTCTTTTGTATCAGGAAGTGTGCTTTTATGACTTgaatgttattaaaataattattggaTAATAAACCAATAAGGTGGAATGTGACTTttgataaaacaaatatttgaatTAGATTTTATTGGATTAGCTTCCTCCGgcgagtaaatgtaacattatttTGATAAAATCTTGGTTATAAATATCTAATGTCGGGACAAATAATGCAATAATAGACTGGATATCTACCAATGTGTCCTTGTAGGCTAAcacatattttatttcactttgtATGTAATGAGTCCAGAGACTTCTAAACCTAGACCcagatttgtgtgttttttcaatGCACTTGATGAACTTGGTGATGAGTTACTGAGTTGAAACAAGTGTGCTCAGTGAGGCAATTCCCAATGACCCCCCAATTTTGGGATAAGGaatgattacagacaataataacattgtaaaaatgtttttgaaggATACAGCACTGGCATGGTTGATGCCAACAAACACAGCGATGCAGCGCATAACACTCGCCCACTCCCTCTTGAACTTGTGTGGCTCCCCAAGATGGCTGTCCAAGCACGGGTACAATAAACCCACCACAGCTGTGGGaaaaatattcacacattaGGAAAACTGTTTTTGCACAGGATTGGTATCtacataaatgtaaacatgatgGTTGTGTTCAGACTTGTCAGCTTTGGTTTGTTCAAAACGAAACCTTGTGGGATgacttgtgtttttgtttgtagaTGTCAGCATGTGAAGTATTCAGAGCATTATGTGTATGAAGAAGTCATGATATAAAATATTCCAGGCAATAGTTGGGTGTGATGCTTCACAGTGGCTTTTCAAGTAAAATCacataatatattttgttgCTAACAACTTCAACAATATATTTTAGAAGGGATTGTATCATAAAATGTTCTCTCACTACATTAAATTGTACTGGTTCTGGTGGGGCAGAATACATCTCATGGGTCAGCTTTGGCCCACAGGACACACTTTGAGCTTTTAAATGAGTTTAATTATTTTCGAAATGTTTTAAGTTTTATGTTATAATGTAACTAATAAATACTAATAAAATACCACAATTTTAAAACTTATTAGTTTACAACTTCAGGATCTAACACTTTTAGTGGTCACTGTTTATGACCCGTGTAGTGCAGTAGCTAGGGCATATGGGAGCCCTTCGAGATGAACCCTATTTTGGTTAAAgcaggggaaaaaacaaaattgGACACTCCAAACGTATTTTATAAACACTTGTATGAGAAGTCTTTTAAAATAgggtgttttatatatattcaagtCGTCAGTAAACGCATTTAATCAAGTAATTTCAGCAGAAGGCTTGAGTATTATGTACCCGATTTCCCGCTCTTTTTGGTGTTTGGAATGCGGCGGGCGCGCGGGCGTTGCCTAATGACGTGAAcgttgcatttttttttctttgtgagtGGCATGTTCCGAACGACAACCAATAGCATGGCGCCGTGGCAGCTCACCCGTTCtacaacagccaatcagagcgcgGCACACGCAGAacggacccccccccccaacctgTTGCCAGGCAACGTGGGCAGAGCCGCAGCTGAGAGGACTCCGATAACAAACGGAGCCCCAAACTTACAACAACTCGCACTTACATAATTCCGTGTACGACAATACAAAGCACTTCTGTAACCCACAATACTGAGATAACGATCCAAATTAACTTACTTACGCCTCACCAGACATGAACCAAAATATTAACACGCTGTCTGTCCCACAAAACATGCAGCCGCATCCTGAGATCCGCAACCTCTGACTGTTTTGGCCACAAATCTGATATCTGACTTGTATTACTCAGATTAAATggatctgtttttgtttttatactcATTTACTGATAGGACATAAGTATTTATGGCCTTAAAAGGTTTCTGAACCGATTTAACAATGGAAATGTGAGCTATAACGCAAATTCTTAGCATTTGACCTACAGCTAACGAATAATTTCATTGCTTTAATTACCTATAATGCAGAAAATTGTAGCTTTAGATTTCCAAATGATGAGCTATACAAATATTAATACTTTATCTTGGAATAACTTTTTTTCctgaataaaccagtttatgctccatgaTGTGGGTCCCCTACATGGGGTGgccatatttaatttattttatttttattatatatatatatttgagaaTTTCTCTATTTTCATAAAGGGAACATGGAGCATTGCTTGAAAACGAGAAAAGGGGGAAGCAAAAAAGGTCGGTGAAACTTACCAGCGGCGGTTCCGCATCCCAGAGGGATCCACCAGGAGGAGGACAGCAGTGTGTCCAGCACCTCTTCAGGAAACAACACCACATTTTTGCGGATCTGGAGTAAATAAAGCACCAGGGCCAGGAAGACGCCGACGGCAAAGAGGACAACCCCACGACGGAGTAAGCCGGCTGTGTGGAGGTGACGAAGCGAGCCCAGGACCAGGCTCACTGCTCCGGCCATGGCCCACACCAGCTCCCTCGCCCTGGAGCCCAGCGGAAAAATCCTCGCCTTCATCACCCCTGGGGAACAAGGACAGGTCCAACAGCGATCCTCCAACTTCGGCATGGGGCACTAACCACACACGGAGATTACAAATGAGAAAAGTTAGAAATGCAATTTTAATGTCAAAATTATGAGCTCTATGGCAGAAAATGGCAGGTTTAATGTCCCAAATATGGGGTATACATCAGAATATTACACAAcatgtattattaaaaaaaattaaaaactacaGTTGTTGTAACCAAAACATGGACTGTAGCTTTAATGACTAGAATATGAGATATTATACAGAAAGGTTCAGTAATGGAAGAAATATGAGTAATGCAGTTTGAAGGACCAAAATGCAAGGCAGGAGCTGTTTTAAAGACTTTAATATGAGTGCAGTTTTAATGATTATAATATACTcattatattacatatatatatatatatatatatatatatatatatatatatatatatatatatatattataataataaagtcAGAATAGGGTGAGGAATAGTCATCTGTAATGTAAACAATTACAGCTGTAATTGCCATATTAGGAATGATGGGTGAAAAACACCTATAGCTGTAGCTTTAAAGACCAGAATATGAGATACAATATGAGGAATGTAGTTTGagagaacaaaacacaaaactggAAAACAGATAAGGGCTCTATATTAGACAATTACATCGCTTGTAATCAAAACAAGAGTTGCAGCTGTAATGACCAGAACATGAACTTTACTTACTACTTAGCACTAATACTACTGCTTTAATGACTATgagttaaaagtcagaaagtgAGCTCATAGGAGTTATAAGTCAGCTGTAATGTAAACAACTAGCTAGAGTCGTAAAGATCATATTAGGAGCtatagacaaaaaagaaaaaaagctatAATGCTCAAAACATGAATTGCAGCTTTAATGACCAGAATAGGGGCTATaaaacagaaagacagtttaaacAGTTTATGAGTAAATGAGTTTGAAAGAACAAAATAAACTGCAGGAAACTCTATTTCATATCCCATTATGTCCCAGATAAAGGCTCCATATTCCTAAACAGCACtgataaacaaaacatgaagtATAAGAGAAAACGGTTAACGatcattataataatataaaatattacctGGATCTTCTTGAAGTGTTCTGTTGCACTGCGGttcttctttttaaattatctgtatatatatattcagacgATTTTTCCTCTGTCACATTTCAGAGTGTGTCAAAATGAGTAATTTtacacagagaaagaaacacGGACGGACGGATCGTTCCGATCGTCTCCACAGGGTTCTGGCCGCTCTCAGTGCATCATGTGCTGGGGAAAGAAAAACGAAGCGCCGCTGTGTCTGGTGAGCCGAGTAGACCAATCAGAACGCGGCGGGCGATATGCCGTCACCACACACCACCCAATGTGACGCGGCGAGGGGGCGTGGCTCCGATACGAAGTGGGCAGGGGTTCGTCACGTACATGGACAGGCGATGAGAGTCGATTAGATTTCAACGAACCGACTCTTTGGAATGTATGCGTTCTAAGGAACCGAATGAGTCACTTGATTCAAAACTTCTatgttatatttttcatttttacagttaCTCTGCTTTACTCGGTGCTTAGACTTACTCTCAACCTCAACTCCTTCATAAACAACGTAGTTAGGTCTAGTACCTAAATAATGACTTTTGATTCAGCAAATTATACAaacacctatatatatatatatatatatatatatatatatatatatatatatatatatatatatatatatataaatacgtggatatatatatatatatatacccacaaaaaATTCCACTCACAAAAGTATAATATAAGCACATTCAGATATTAACCCTCAAGTTTGTAATATGGACGCAAATATTGTGCGTTTGATTCAGTTCAGACTCATGAATTAATTCAACGGAACCGATTCTGTCTGGTTCATACGTTACTAATATGGGCAGCAGACAAGCTCTGCAAAGTTGTGCCTGTTTTCAGAAATGCGACCTGTAAAATGAGGTCAGTTTCACATCCTGCTTTGTTATTTGACTCATTATCCTTTAGAACTGCACGTACGGCGCGCCAAATAGTGCCCATGTTCTTACTTTCTTTAATATATacgttatataataataataataataagaataataataataataataatacattttatttgtaatgcactttacatttcaaggaAATCTCAAAGTGCTACAGGATAATCAGAAGCAGTAAAAATTAAGagcaagtaaataaaaacaagacataaaaaaaaacataaaaataaaagttttttttcttatgGGTCCACTTCCAAATCATATGTAGCTTTATTAAGCAATAGTTATTATGATTCCTTTTCCTTgatcattttcacattttattggTCCAAGGCTGTGAATGTTAATGTTGTCTTTTCCCTCGTTTGAACACTAATATTACTTTACTCTCAATAATTTTCACAGtatttttaatacatatatttttttattcttctatTTATATGCGTATTTGCTATTGCTAATATTTTCTGCACTtgctattatttattatatatctactttattttttttactatttgtaatttgttttgtaaagcacttttagttacattttaatgtttgaaaaaaaatatatagaactTGTACATTGGAGTTGTAATATAAcgctaattattattaaaactctAATGTGTAcaagttctgttctgttttgtctCTCACTGGAAATGCACTCCAAACTGAAATGCTCCTTTAActtcaggaaataattatgcCTCAGTCTCTAACATTGCAAAACAGTCACTCATGGTGCATATGACCTGGGAATGAATGCTACGTTACATTTCTGTGAGCTGAGCAATGTTTACAAAACTTAATTAAATATGGTCTAAGATTGGTTGGAGTGACCTTTTGAAGTAACAGTAAGTTGAAGGGCAGATATAAACATTTTAGCGACAGAAGGTTGTCCCTCTGTTCCTGTATTGAAGCCTTATTTCATACCAGAGCCCTATGTATAGGATGTAAGACGCTGACtaaatagtttttttatttCGCATGCTGTCAGCAGAAATTTGTGAAACAACGCATCATCTTTTTCAGCAGTTTTGCAGCTGGAGCTGACAGTGCAGACCAGAGCCCTGCCTATGTCTTTTTCTATCTGTCCTTTTAATCCATTTGATTTAAGCATGAAAAAAGATATACTT belongs to Hoplias malabaricus isolate fHopMal1 chromosome 9, fHopMal1.hap1, whole genome shotgun sequence and includes:
- the insig1 gene encoding insulin-induced gene 1 protein, translating into MPKLEDRCWTCPCSPGVMKARIFPLGSRARELVWAMAGAVSLVLGSLRHLHTAGLLRRGVVLFAVGVFLALVLYLLQIRKNVVLFPEEVLDTLLSSSWWIPLGCGTAAAVVGLLYPCLDSHLGEPHKFKREWASVMRCIAVFVGINHASAKLDFANNMQLSLTLAALSLGLWWTFDRSRSGFGLGLTTALLATLIAQLLIYNGIYQYTSPDVRSVRSWLPCIFFSGGVTVGNIGRQLAMGSVEKPHSD